The following coding sequences lie in one Flavobacterium cyclinae genomic window:
- a CDS encoding PorP/SprF family type IX secretion system membrane protein — MKLKAVIYSIFIGLLSTAVKAQDPIFTQYFLVPETINPGFTGFLETTSAGVMHRTQWTSLQYKMDTNYAYASTWLENSNSGIGVTFLNHRENFTGYNFLQANINYAYRIELNYEWYFRPGIEVGYGSKSFGFQNLLLRDQINISSETINPVSIDPLQLNNRIHFIDFSTGLLFYKDNMWFGTAVKHLNKPNIAMAEEGNIPLEMFYNISGGYEFELGQMISTFLPLETRMMVTVNFMKQGQYNRLDVGGSFIFNHFTIGVTTALNPMKKADNSHTLTSVNLFSGLKYENFKFGFSYDANTSKIGNTGGVFELGLVYQFDVDARKCFGCPGY, encoded by the coding sequence ATGAAATTAAAAGCAGTAATATACAGTATATTCATAGGATTATTAAGCACAGCTGTAAAAGCTCAAGATCCTATTTTTACCCAATATTTTTTGGTGCCAGAAACAATTAATCCCGGATTTACAGGATTTTTAGAAACAACGAGTGCTGGTGTTATGCACCGCACACAATGGACCAGCTTACAATACAAAATGGATACAAACTACGCATATGCTAGCACTTGGCTAGAAAATAGCAATAGTGGCATAGGGGTAACTTTTCTTAATCACAGAGAAAACTTTACAGGGTATAATTTTTTACAAGCCAACATAAATTATGCCTATCGAATTGAACTAAATTACGAATGGTATTTTAGACCAGGAATTGAAGTTGGGTATGGAAGTAAAAGTTTTGGTTTTCAAAATCTATTATTGAGAGATCAAATTAACATTAGTTCAGAAACCATAAATCCAGTAAGTATAGATCCACTACAATTAAACAATAGGATTCATTTCATTGATTTTTCTACAGGATTGTTATTCTATAAAGATAATATGTGGTTTGGAACAGCGGTAAAACACCTGAACAAACCCAATATTGCAATGGCAGAAGAAGGAAATATTCCTTTAGAAATGTTCTATAATATTTCTGGAGGTTATGAATTTGAATTAGGACAAATGATTTCAACATTTTTACCACTTGAAACCAGAATGATGGTTACTGTCAACTTCATGAAACAAGGACAATACAATCGATTAGATGTAGGTGGTTCCTTCATCTTTAATCATTTTACCATAGGAGTTACTACGGCATTAAATCCAATGAAAAAAGCAGACAATAGTCACACCTTAACTTCGGTAAATCTTTTTAGTGGATTAAAATATGAGAATTTTAAATTCGGATTTTCCTATGACGCAAACACCTCCAAGATAGGTAATACTGGAGGTGTTTTCGAACTAGGATTAGTATATCAATTTGATGTTGATGCTAGAAAATGTTTTGGTTGCCCAGGATATTAA
- a CDS encoding T9SS type A sorting domain-containing protein, translating into MNSLLKILVCCTILFSCHSHAQGVFTTQASGNWDSPSTWTLSSGADSDGIPDDDDDVIIGNHNIAINVNAFCNSIRCIGALSGSSIINVKNGIKLMVYNDIIVEPNDNYDVNVFIDGIGEIETNNLQVGLSFIDNTFPNTTRLTTLNISNISYLKINGNLISTTPVNTNPVAYNESRIRHRSGTIDLYGIFDIQVGNPGPSGLGYRTDNSSQGDSYIIIRNGVPNISGTGQTAPTFSGGTIEFNTTATGTYILPVLVYKNLILNSNRTFRTTNAIMKINENGKLYLTKGTLFAQSAGAALGFDNNTEIIISSGVITNADQHRPRLTNINNKIDVTYNEKSTAITTGKELIPVFNNIPVSSALRNLNINNSNGIIVNNLIQTENLNANITTGISGSGNIKISNTLNIQDNTQLSMTDNILTLSSTSENTARINQLSTTSEIFGNIKVERYLPNNKRQWRLLTAPLKGNSNNSVYYNWQNNGIDDGFTGAEIWGPDGNWDFGFDGNGLVLINNSSYNLRKFNNNSGTWSNVTNTINENLFEETLNKGFLFFVTHPFLSGTDFSGGFYSDPLSTTLIASGQLITGNVNYSNILNNKFYLIGNPYASPIDFEEVLAEPENSGIDKVWFIDPTIGTLGSYVTWQEGVGFSNVNSSFNGNSSLVFQSGEAFFVRATTTTSTLTIKEAHKTDGVTNTTLNRNTNQSNTTNYELFRILLEKQIENNFVNADGCVVAFYTGGNNEVDSADGNKLSNPGENIALVNSTSLLSIEHRNSIETNDFLTLRISNATVGTNYKLKLYTENFEFDGYAYLQDLFLGSTTEIPLDGSVFEYEYQITENTASTGSRFKILFQNTALSNSEFTASDFMLYPNPVNANESFTIKFHSKANEVGSFDCKIYNALGQLIQNNHLDVVNGSITIPLISNFKSGAYFVEILNTLTQTKTTKSLIIE; encoded by the coding sequence ATGAATTCATTATTAAAAATATTAGTTTGTTGCACTATTCTTTTTAGTTGCCATTCTCACGCACAAGGAGTATTTACAACTCAGGCTTCTGGAAATTGGGATTCACCAAGTACTTGGACATTATCAAGCGGAGCAGATTCTGATGGAATTCCTGACGATGATGACGATGTGATAATTGGAAACCACAATATTGCAATTAATGTAAATGCCTTTTGTAACAGTATAAGATGTATTGGAGCGCTATCTGGAAGTTCGATAATTAATGTAAAAAACGGAATCAAGTTAATGGTTTATAATGATATTATTGTTGAACCAAACGATAATTATGATGTAAATGTTTTTATTGATGGTATCGGTGAAATTGAAACTAACAACCTCCAAGTTGGTTTATCTTTTATAGACAATACATTCCCTAATACTACAAGATTAACAACATTAAATATCAGCAATATTAGCTATTTAAAAATTAATGGGAATTTAATATCAACAACCCCTGTTAATACAAATCCTGTTGCTTACAATGAGTCGAGAATAAGACATCGCTCAGGCACTATAGATTTATATGGTATTTTTGATATTCAGGTTGGAAACCCTGGTCCAAGTGGATTAGGTTACAGAACTGACAATTCTAGTCAAGGAGACAGTTATATTATTATAAGAAATGGAGTACCTAACATTTCAGGAACCGGCCAAACTGCTCCAACTTTTAGTGGCGGGACAATTGAATTTAATACTACTGCGACAGGAACCTATATTCTACCCGTATTGGTATACAAAAATTTAATATTAAATTCAAACAGGACTTTTAGAACCACTAATGCAATTATGAAAATTAATGAAAATGGTAAATTATACTTAACAAAAGGAACATTATTTGCCCAAAGTGCTGGAGCCGCACTAGGTTTTGATAATAATACTGAAATAATTATATCTTCAGGTGTAATTACAAACGCTGACCAACATAGACCAAGACTAACAAACATCAATAATAAAATAGATGTTACATATAATGAAAAAAGTACTGCAATTACAACAGGGAAGGAATTGATACCAGTATTCAATAACATACCTGTAAGCTCTGCTTTAAGAAATTTAAATATAAACAATTCAAATGGAATCATTGTAAACAATTTGATTCAAACAGAAAATTTAAACGCAAATATAACAACAGGTATATCTGGTTCAGGAAACATAAAAATTTCTAATACATTAAACATACAAGACAATACCCAATTATCAATGACAGATAATATCTTAACTCTTTCCTCAACATCTGAAAACACTGCGAGAATTAATCAATTATCAACAACTTCAGAAATTTTTGGAAATATCAAAGTTGAAAGATATTTACCAAACAACAAAAGACAATGGAGACTATTAACTGCTCCTTTAAAAGGAAATTCTAATAATTCTGTTTACTACAATTGGCAAAACAATGGAATTGATGATGGTTTTACTGGTGCTGAAATTTGGGGTCCAGATGGAAATTGGGATTTTGGTTTTGATGGAAATGGACTTGTATTGATAAATAACTCGAGTTACAATTTAAGAAAATTTAATAATAATTCTGGGACATGGTCAAATGTTACTAACACAATTAACGAAAATCTGTTTGAAGAAACTTTAAACAAAGGATTTTTATTTTTTGTAACACATCCTTTTCTTTCAGGCACTGATTTTTCTGGCGGATTCTATTCTGACCCATTATCTACTACTTTAATTGCTTCAGGACAATTAATAACTGGAAATGTAAATTATTCTAATATTTTAAATAATAAATTTTATCTTATAGGCAATCCCTATGCCAGTCCAATTGATTTTGAAGAAGTTCTGGCTGAACCAGAAAATAGTGGAATTGATAAGGTTTGGTTCATAGATCCAACAATAGGCACTCTAGGTAGCTATGTAACTTGGCAAGAAGGTGTTGGTTTTAGCAATGTTAATAGCTCTTTTAATGGCAATAGTAGTCTGGTTTTTCAATCAGGAGAAGCGTTTTTTGTAAGAGCGACAACCACAACTTCTACTTTAACTATTAAAGAAGCTCATAAAACCGATGGCGTTACTAATACTACTTTAAACAGAAATACCAATCAATCTAATACCACGAATTATGAGTTGTTTCGCATCTTGTTAGAAAAACAAATCGAGAACAATTTTGTAAATGCAGACGGATGTGTTGTAGCATTTTATACGGGAGGAAACAATGAAGTAGATAGTGCTGATGGTAATAAATTAAGCAACCCGGGTGAAAATATTGCCTTAGTTAATTCAACAAGTTTACTATCTATAGAGCACAGAAATTCCATTGAAACCAATGATTTTTTAACGTTACGTATTAGTAACGCAACTGTAGGCACTAATTATAAATTAAAATTATATACCGAAAATTTTGAATTTGACGGATACGCTTATTTACAAGATTTATTTTTAGGCTCAACAACTGAAATACCTTTAGACGGTAGTGTATTTGAATACGAATACCAAATTACAGAAAATACAGCAAGCACAGGAAGTCGTTTTAAAATTTTATTTCAAAATACTGCATTAAGTAATTCTGAATTTACAGCTTCTGATTTTATGCTTTACCCTAATCCAGTAAATGCAAATGAATCATTTACTATTAAGTTTCATTCAAAAGCTAATGAGGTAGGAAGTTTTGATTGTAAAATTTATAATGCTTTAGGTCAACTTATACAAAATAACCATCTCGATGTAGTAAATGGAAGTATTACTATACCGTTAATAAGTAATTTTAAAAGTGGTGCATATTTTGTAGAAATACTAAATACACTTACCCAAACAAAAACTACTAAATCTTTGATAATTGAATAA
- a CDS encoding PKD domain-containing protein, with translation MPQENSCKYVSILIFLLFSMVGYSTTYNASFTTNPAAINGTVTICSTQSITFTDNSTNTNGATIYNWSFPGGNTTIANTSGPHTITYTTAGNFTATLTIDNTTSFSVNVVVLNSTPSSPVLELIDGNFWTVTTFNSQSYFTYCSNDANISGGLFSFTTQSTQTNNNTQHVFDWGDGTSDTFTGTNLSDTFHFYAAAGNYTLTYTVLLDNACSSTRTYNLYVGAIPTATISAVGIPTLCNPGSVTYDLLIGAQNTPGTTYTFQVNDGTPPVTFNHPPPATITHQFLDSSCGTTSNINSTVYPNSYQASITVNNPCGNSTNAVGPINIQSAPIANFTRTPSENIVCEGTTVAISDSTQGGYNIGGPPTYTCTQTYRKYWTITGPDGLIATSSGGILIANPYISCPNNFGYNNNQPNNPGAWLPIASNIINVTFLLPGNYTIDFYTGSNLCGISTTSQTICVTPRVTSDFSFATNSNCAPATLNTTNNSSVPGCGNAINYNWTITPSNPDNCPSFDSNGWLFSNGTATDPTPEITLNSPGIYEISLAASLAIPTAGALCTTNTKTETITIAGKPVTSLSPETICEGETITLNPTVFNCYATNPVSYVWDFGANPPTSISSNNDPAPIVTFDTPGIYNYTLTISNECGSNSYSSSITVNPKVNVTAVGTAATCVNTTLQLNGTITGGATTGVWTASESGGTFIPNVNDLNPMYVPPTDFIGTITFTLTSDAPTAPCTIITASFSTVFNTEATANAGSYEPLCENSSILLNGDFGGAAASATWSDSVGGLFSDINNINSTYTPPTGYIGDILLTLTTNDPPGPCDAVIDTTTITILPTPTVNPIVDIFSCDNTAIPPITFTGNNANVFTWTNSDTNIGLPATGSGDIIFTPNNTSNSAITSSITVTPVNNVSTSFCDGNPITFSITVNPKAQVNSINNQTFCNGDTSALIEFSTVNVDGTTTYEWTNNNSTIGLASSGTGNIAPFTVINTTNSPSVATITVTPTYTNNGISCIGDSINFTITVNPTAQVEVISDVTYCNNVAITPIIFTTTNLGGTNTFEWTNDNTAIGLAATGNGAINFTTTNNTIVPLIANITVTPIFTNNGISCNGSSETFTITVNPTIQINPISDQSLCNGDNTNTIQFSTNTTIGNTVFNWTNDNPNIGLSANGSGDIPSFVAINNTNSPITATISVTPTYTYNGISCNGNTEEIRITINPTAQVNPIADSTICQNSSTTPIQFTTNNLTGITTYQWTNDNPNIGLPSNGSGDIPSFIATNTTSEPILATITVTPFFTNSGISCNGNSETFTITVNPLAQVNQPINQIVCNGTNTNIIEFSTLNTLGITTYEWTNNTPSIGLSTNGTGDIDAFTALNPIQNPITATITVTPTFTYNGISCIGNSIPFNITVNPSPEILFSLPNQTICSQENTSEVLLSSSSSNINFSWTATQPAGIEGVITSGTDSIPIQNLINLTNVPITVTYEAYASTNDLNACQGLAYFYSVTVNPKPNLINEDILLCSEQTYIFSPTNGVPNATIIVPSNTNYNWIITPNSNILGASNGSGSEINQTLTNTTATPQTITYIVTPETNGCIGNDFTLNITVLPKPDVLFNIPNQTLCNGSTSSPIELYSTIPGNYTYIWNTTIPAGISGAISNGTGNIPSQTLQNNTNLPLTITYESYAIFDNLGSSCTGPISTYEITVNPSYSASSTISNYNGYNISGFGGNNGFIELDIFGGSGSYSYNWTGPNGYVAVTEDANNLIAGDYMVTINDGICPPIILNFSLNQPDELLAINNNSALINVDCFGTATGTLGISITQESVPPYTFIVNNNGNVIQTIANSYSSTPTFNGLSAGIYDIQIIDANGNTKTISNLVISEPTELIATTTATQISCFGSNDASITLSIIGGTPPYNINWSNFAAGTQLNNLGAGTYTATVTDAKGCVKLVQTTISDLPVFMLQPVVNQITCFGETDGSIDLGLIGGLAPVTVTWDDGSTAGLVRNNLSEGIYTAVVTDGMGCTIQRTFAITAPQVLIINGIVQNDIECTSSNSGSINLIPSGGSPPYSYNWSNGATTEDLINITSGNYSVVVTDSRGCSVVGQYSVFRPQPLVVNLTQSQRVDCENGEVSNEFEAFVSGGVPPYQINWSNGTPSGQFNQFMTTTQNGLISVIVTDANSCSNTASYTISNPDIGNALFSQTSIGYTTLGDYAIEDPIQFTNLSTGTPIGYIWDFGDGIFSNEENPTHTYLVEGTYNVTLTATYELGCSNTYTVTINITKGYKLIVPNGFTANNDTINDTFGPAFEGLKSLQLSIYDSWGNLIFFEEGDNLAGWNGTINNIPAENGNYYYKLSASTFFGKKIEQNGAFVLLK, from the coding sequence ATGCCCCAAGAAAATAGCTGTAAATACGTTAGTATTTTAATCTTCTTACTGTTTTCAATGGTAGGATATAGTACCACCTATAATGCTTCATTTACTACAAATCCTGCAGCTATTAATGGAACTGTAACCATTTGCAGCACGCAGAGCATAACATTTACAGATAATTCTACTAACACAAATGGGGCAACCATTTACAATTGGTCATTTCCCGGTGGAAACACAACAATAGCTAACACAAGTGGTCCTCATACAATAACCTATACCACTGCAGGTAATTTTACTGCAACATTAACAATTGACAATACAACTTCTTTTAGTGTTAATGTAGTTGTATTGAATAGCACCCCAAGTTCGCCAGTACTAGAACTTATAGATGGTAATTTCTGGACCGTAACAACTTTCAACAGTCAAAGTTACTTTACATACTGTAGTAACGATGCTAATATTTCGGGAGGATTGTTTTCATTTACTACACAATCAACCCAGACCAACAACAATACGCAACATGTGTTTGATTGGGGTGATGGTACTTCTGATACTTTTACAGGTACTAATTTATCGGACACTTTCCATTTTTATGCTGCTGCTGGAAATTATACTTTAACCTATACGGTACTACTAGACAATGCTTGTAGTAGTACAAGAACTTACAATCTATATGTAGGAGCCATACCCACCGCTACTATTAGCGCAGTAGGCATCCCCACTTTATGCAACCCGGGAAGTGTAACCTATGATTTATTAATTGGTGCACAAAATACACCAGGCACTACTTATACCTTTCAAGTAAATGATGGAACACCTCCAGTAACGTTTAATCACCCGCCACCAGCAACTATAACACATCAGTTTTTAGATAGCTCATGCGGCACTACATCCAATATCAATAGTACGGTATATCCAAATTCCTATCAAGCATCAATAACCGTAAATAATCCTTGCGGAAATAGCACGAATGCTGTAGGACCAATTAATATTCAATCAGCTCCTATTGCCAACTTTACCAGAACCCCAAGTGAAAATATAGTTTGTGAAGGAACTACTGTTGCTATAAGCGATAGTACTCAAGGCGGTTATAATATTGGTGGCCCACCAACCTACACCTGTACTCAAACCTACAGAAAATATTGGACCATAACTGGACCTGATGGGTTAATAGCAACAAGTAGTGGAGGGATTTTAATTGCTAATCCTTACATTTCTTGTCCAAATAATTTTGGTTACAATAATAATCAACCAAATAATCCAGGTGCATGGTTACCCATAGCATCAAATATTATTAACGTTACTTTTTTATTACCAGGAAATTACACTATTGACTTTTACACAGGCTCTAATTTATGCGGAATAAGTACAACTTCTCAAACAATTTGTGTAACACCAAGAGTTACTTCAGATTTCAGTTTTGCTACAAACTCAAATTGTGCACCTGCTACACTTAATACAACTAACAATTCAAGTGTCCCAGGATGTGGTAATGCAATAAATTACAATTGGACCATTACACCAAGTAATCCAGATAATTGCCCAAGCTTTGATTCCAATGGCTGGCTATTTTCAAATGGAACCGCTACAGATCCAACACCAGAAATCACTTTAAATTCACCAGGAATTTACGAAATTTCATTAGCCGCATCTTTAGCTATACCAACTGCTGGAGCCTTGTGCACAACAAACACAAAAACAGAAACAATAACCATTGCTGGGAAACCTGTAACTTCTTTGAGTCCAGAAACCATATGCGAAGGTGAAACAATCACTTTAAACCCCACCGTTTTTAATTGTTATGCAACAAATCCGGTGAGTTATGTATGGGACTTTGGAGCAAATCCACCAACCAGTATATCAAGTAACAACGACCCAGCACCAATTGTCACATTCGATACACCTGGTATATATAATTACACTTTAACCATTTCAAATGAATGTGGTAGTAATTCATACAGCAGTAGTATTACAGTAAATCCGAAAGTAAATGTAACAGCTGTTGGAACAGCTGCAACCTGCGTAAATACAACTTTACAATTAAACGGAACCATTACAGGTGGTGCAACAACTGGAGTATGGACCGCATCTGAATCAGGAGGAACATTTATCCCAAATGTAAACGATTTAAACCCTATGTATGTTCCACCAACAGACTTCATCGGAACCATTACATTTACTTTAACTTCTGATGCTCCTACAGCACCATGTACCATTATTACAGCATCTTTTAGCACCGTATTTAATACAGAAGCAACAGCAAATGCAGGCAGCTATGAACCATTATGTGAAAATTCAAGTATACTATTAAATGGCGATTTTGGAGGAGCTGCAGCTTCTGCCACATGGAGCGATTCAGTTGGAGGTTTATTTTCAGATATCAATAACATAAATAGTACTTACACTCCACCTACTGGATATATTGGAGACATACTATTAACTTTAACAACAAATGATCCGCCAGGACCTTGTGATGCTGTAATTGACACAACAACAATAACAATATTACCAACACCAACTGTTAATCCTATAGTAGATATTTTTAGTTGTGATAATACAGCAATACCGCCTATTACCTTTACAGGAAACAATGCAAATGTTTTTACTTGGACAAATTCTGATACTAACATTGGTTTACCTGCTACTGGCTCCGGAGATATTATTTTTACACCAAACAACACATCAAATAGTGCAATTACAAGCAGTATAACAGTAACCCCTGTTAACAATGTAAGTACTTCATTTTGTGATGGAAATCCTATCACGTTTTCTATTACGGTAAACCCAAAAGCACAAGTAAATAGCATTAACAATCAAACGTTTTGTAATGGAGACACCTCAGCTTTAATTGAGTTTTCAACTGTAAATGTAGATGGTACTACAACTTATGAATGGACAAATAACAATTCTACTATTGGATTGGCTTCAAGTGGAACTGGAAATATAGCACCATTTACAGTAATCAATACTACAAATAGCCCATCAGTAGCAACTATTACTGTAACACCAACATATACCAATAATGGAATAAGCTGTATTGGAGACAGTATAAACTTTACAATAACTGTGAATCCAACAGCACAAGTTGAAGTAATTTCAGATGTAACTTATTGTAATAATGTAGCAATTACCCCAATAATTTTTACAACAACAAACCTAGGTGGCACCAATACATTTGAATGGACAAATGACAATACCGCAATTGGACTTGCAGCAACAGGAAATGGAGCTATCAATTTTACAACTACAAACAATACTATAGTCCCACTTATAGCAAACATTACAGTTACACCTATTTTTACAAACAATGGAATTTCATGTAATGGTAGTAGTGAAACTTTTACTATTACGGTTAACCCTACCATCCAAATTAACCCAATAAGCGATCAATCACTTTGTAATGGTGATAACACAAATACGATACAATTTTCAACAAATACAACTATTGGAAACACCGTATTTAACTGGACTAATGACAATCCAAACATAGGTTTAAGTGCTAATGGCAGTGGCGATATTCCAAGTTTTGTTGCAATTAATAACACGAATAGTCCTATAACTGCAACTATTAGCGTTACACCAACCTATACCTATAACGGAATAAGTTGTAATGGAAACACAGAAGAAATTAGAATCACGATAAATCCAACCGCTCAAGTTAACCCAATTGCAGATAGTACAATTTGCCAAAATTCGTCAACTACTCCAATTCAATTTACAACAAATAATTTAACAGGAATTACAACGTATCAATGGACTAATGACAATCCAAATATTGGTTTACCTTCAAATGGAAGTGGTGACATACCAAGTTTTATTGCTACTAATACCACATCTGAACCTATATTAGCAACGATTACAGTAACACCATTTTTTACTAATAGTGGAATCAGTTGCAATGGAAATAGTGAAACTTTTACTATTACTGTTAATCCATTAGCACAAGTAAATCAACCAATAAACCAGATAGTTTGTAATGGAACAAACACTAATATCATTGAATTTTCAACATTAAATACGCTAGGAATTACTACTTATGAATGGACGAACAATACACCATCTATTGGCCTATCGACAAATGGAACTGGAGATATAGATGCTTTTACAGCCTTAAATCCAATTCAAAACCCAATTACAGCAACTATAACAGTCACACCAACTTTCACTTATAACGGCATAAGTTGCATAGGAAATAGCATTCCATTTAACATTACGGTTAATCCAAGTCCTGAAATCCTGTTTTCATTACCAAATCAAACCATTTGCTCACAAGAAAATACATCAGAAGTGCTTTTATCTAGTTCATCATCAAATATAAATTTTTCTTGGACTGCAACACAACCTGCAGGTATTGAAGGGGTAATAACATCAGGTACAGATAGTATCCCAATACAGAATTTAATAAATTTAACAAACGTTCCTATTACTGTTACTTATGAAGCTTATGCAAGCACTAATGATTTAAATGCGTGTCAAGGATTAGCTTATTTCTACTCTGTAACAGTTAATCCAAAACCAAATTTAATCAACGAAGATATTTTACTATGTAGTGAACAAACATATATTTTTTCACCCACTAATGGTGTTCCTAATGCTACTATTATTGTACCATCCAATACAAATTATAACTGGATAATTACACCAAATTCAAATATTTTAGGCGCAAGTAATGGTTCGGGTAGTGAAATAAATCAAACATTGACAAACACAACTGCAACACCTCAAACCATAACGTATATAGTAACACCAGAGACTAATGGCTGTATAGGAAATGATTTCACACTTAATATCACGGTATTACCAAAACCAGATGTATTATTTAACATCCCTAATCAAACGTTATGTAATGGCAGTACTTCATCGCCTATAGAATTGTATTCAACAATTCCAGGTAATTATACTTATATTTGGAATACAACAATTCCAGCTGGCATTTCAGGGGCAATAAGTAATGGTACTGGAAATATCCCAAGTCAAACTTTACAAAATAATACAAATTTACCATTAACCATAACGTATGAATCATATGCTATATTTGATAATTTAGGATCTTCTTGTACAGGTCCTATAAGTACTTATGAGATAACAGTAAATCCATCCTACTCGGCTTCTAGTACTATTTCAAATTATAATGGATATAATATTAGTGGGTTTGGTGGCAACAATGGATTTATTGAATTAGATATATTTGGTGGTTCCGGTAGTTATAGTTACAATTGGACGGGACCAAATGGCTATGTAGCAGTTACTGAAGATGCAAATAATTTAATTGCAGGAGACTATATGGTTACAATTAATGATGGCATATGTCCGCCCATAATTTTAAACTTTAGTTTAAACCAACCAGATGAATTACTAGCAATTAATAACAATAGTGCACTAATAAATGTTGATTGCTTTGGAACTGCTACAGGAACATTAGGAATTTCAATTACTCAAGAATCTGTACCTCCTTATACATTTATAGTCAATAACAATGGAAACGTAATTCAAACCATTGCAAATTCATACAGTTCAACTCCTACTTTTAATGGGTTAAGTGCAGGTATTTATGATATTCAAATCATTGATGCTAATGGAAATACTAAAACAATTTCTAATTTAGTCATTTCTGAACCTACTGAATTAATAGCAACTACAACTGCTACTCAGATAAGTTGTTTTGGTTCAAATGATGCCAGTATAACACTATCAATTATCGGGGGAACACCTCCTTATAATATCAATTGGAGTAACTTTGCAGCAGGTACTCAATTAAATAACTTAGGAGCAGGAACTTATACAGCAACGGTAACCGATGCCAAAGGTTGTGTTAAACTAGTACAAACTACAATTTCCGACTTACCTGTTTTTATGTTGCAACCTGTTGTAAATCAAATCACTTGTTTTGGTGAAACAGATGGAAGTATTGATTTAGGACTAATTGGAGGATTAGCACCTGTTACAGTAACATGGGATGACGGAAGTACAGCGGGCTTAGTTAGAAACAACTTGTCGGAAGGTATATACACTGCAGTTGTTACCGATGGAATGGGTTGTACCATTCAAAGAACATTTGCCATAACAGCACCGCAAGTCTTGATAATTAACGGTATTGTTCAAAATGACATAGAATGTACATCAAGCAATTCAGGTAGTATCAATTTAATTCCGTCAGGAGGAAGTCCGCCTTACAGCTATAATTGGTCTAATGGAGCAACAACAGAAGATCTTATCAATATTACAAGTGGTAATTATTCCGTTGTAGTTACAGATTCAAGAGGTTGTAGTGTGGTGGGACAATATAGTGTTTTTAGACCTCAACCCCTTGTTGTAAATTTAACCCAATCGCAAAGAGTAGATTGTGAAAACGGAGAAGTTAGTAATGAATTTGAAGCATTTGTAAGTGGAGGTGTACCTCCTTATCAAATCAATTGGAGCAACGGAACTCCATCTGGACAGTTTAACCAATTCATGACAACAACTCAAAATGGATTAATTTCAGTAATAGTTACAGATGCAAATTCATGCTCAAATACGGCCAGTTACACCATTTCAAATCCAGATATTGGTAACGCATTATTTAGCCAAACTTCAATTGGATATACGACATTGGGCGATTATGCTATAGAAGACCCAATCCAATTTACCAATTTATCAACAGGTACACCAATTGGATACATTTGGGATTTTGGAGATGGAATATTTTCAAATGAAGAAAATCCAACACATACCTATTTAGTAGAAGGAACGTATAATGTAACATTGACAGCTACATATGAATTAGGATGTAGTAACACTTACACCGTAACAATAAATATTACAAAAGGCTATAAATTAATTGTTCCAAATGGGTTTACAGCGAATAATGATACTATTAATGATACTTTTGGACCAGCATTTGAAGGTTTAAAATCGTTACAATTGAGTATTTATGACAGTTGGGGAAATTTAATTTTCTTTGAAGAAGGAGACAATTTAGCGGGATGGAACGGAACCATAAACAATATCCCTGCAGAAAACGGAAATTATTATTATAAATTAAGCGCAAGTACATTTTTTGGTAAAAAAATTGAACAAAATGGAGCTTTTGTCTTACTTAAATAA